The Candidatus Cloacimonadota bacterium region CTAAATGAAGATCCGGCACCGCCACCAGTACCAGCAAAGGCACCGCTACCAGTACCAGTACCACTACCTGTTCCACCACCTGGGCGTCGCGCCGAAAAGCCTTCCTGTACCGTAACAATACTATAGGAAGGAGCGATGCTGGTGCTAGCAGCGTCAAATCCGCCGGCGAAAGCTGCATCCAGAGCAGATGAGCCTCGTGCAGCAGTTCCTGTTCCACCGGGTGTCCCCTCAGTAGTAGGAGTTTCTGCCGTTTCCGCTGGTGCTGCTTGGGGAACATACGTTCCAGTAGGTTCAGTAATATCGGCTTTTACTTTTTGTGCTTCACCCTGAAGAGTTTGCAGTTTTTGGGTAACGGTCTCTTCGTAAGAATACTCTGGTTTAAGGAAGATATCGAATATTACCACAAACACTAAAGACAGCAATAAAACCAACCAAACAATCATTCGGTTGAAGCGGCTTACTGCATCGGGCCTGGCTCTACGAGCATATTGAGCAACAATCTGTTTTTCTTCTGGAGTGAGTACAATTACCCATGGTTCCCTATATTCAAAATCTACACTCCAATCGGGAGCAAGAGTAAGAGTTCCTTTGATGTCTTTCTTTAAAACCAATTGGTTACCAGAAAGCAGATTGTTTTGTTTAAGATAGTTACTGTCAACTGCATTGCCGCCTTTTTCAACACTCAATTGAGCGCCGGGTAACAATTGCATTACATACTCGCCACCTTTTTGCTGGATAAATAAATGCTTATCAGGAAAGGAGGGCTCTAGAATCTGCCATTGCAAGAATTTGTTTGAACCAATGGTAAAGTTCTTCTTGATTTCTTTGCCTTCTTTGGCGTAATCTAGGAATTTACCTTTGTAGTTCAATCTGAGACTTAGTATTTTTGCCATAAGACCTCCAATTATCTGACTGATGCAGAACTGTATGTCCTCAACCAGTCCACATCCTCAAGCGTTGCGAAGTAAATATTCTCATAACCCACGGAGGTGCCTGCGCTCACTATTTGAGTTATATATCCACAGGGAAGATTTGCATCTGCCTGTACAATGAGACAGGCGTCGCTTTTCTTCTCTTCCGGAATTGCGGCGAAATCTAAAGTAAGAAAATTCTGCAATGCGGCGCGAGTTTCGCCATCTTCCACTAATTGTTGAGGTGTTCCTAAGGTGAGGTTTCCCACACCCAGTTTTACTTCATTTAAATATAGTTTGATAGGCGTAACAGTGGCATTCTCTAATAGCTTATCGGTAGATATGGTGGTAGGATACCTCATATCCGGAAGTTCTGAAATCTTCACAGCTTCCATCGATACATTTTTGATAAGGAATACCAATATTATTGTAAGAACGTCCAAAAGAGAAGTTATCGATAGATTTTTAACATCTTCAACCTTACGGCGTACTTGCCGTCCTCCCTTTTGTTTACGTGAAAATTGACTATTTGAACTCATAATTTCCTCCCCAAACTCTAATAGAAATATACGGCTTTGGGGTTGCGATAATGTACCGTTACAAATCCGTTTGTTTTACACAGGTCAATGGTGCGGACAAGAGTATCATAAATCACGTCAGGATGTACGATTACGGCAATTTCCGTAGTATCGGAATACTTCTCTTTAAGTTGAGCAAGTAGATCATTCAGACGAGTATAGTCATATACATTCTCATTCAGCCATGGTAATTTGTGTATCTCAGCATCCGGTTCTCTTACTTCCATACCAGGAAATAATCCTGCATCATCATGCTGTTTGATCATGAGATGTATTTCAACTATCTTATCCTGATTACCGCCTCCGGGGCCGTCTCCTCCGCCACTACCTGTCGAGTCTGAAGCGAAGTTCAAAGCCAAAAGAGACACCTGAATTGTTATCATCAACATCAAAAACGGTATGATGGTAATGAATAGATTCATTATAGGAACCAAATTGGGTTCCTGGGGTGCCGTCTGACCTTTTTGTTGCCTCGCCTCAGAAGGACGATATGGTCGACGATATCCAGCCATAATCTTTATTCCTTGATCTGGTTGTTAATATGGTTTACCAGTTTAACGCTGTATTCGTCGATGTCGCTGATAAGATTCTGAGCGCGGGTGAAAAGTCCACCTTTGATCAGAGTGAGAGGGATAGCACCGATCAAACCAAATGCCGTTGTTCCGATAGCCAGTCGAATACCATTGGTAAGAGCGGCATTTTGAGCAGCACCAGTAAGACCTTCAAGCGCAGAGAAAGCCTGGATCAAACCAAAAATGGTTCCCAGAAGTCCCAAATAAGTGGAAACCTGAGCTAAAGTGTCAAACCAGAACAAGCCACCATCGAGCTTATGCACTTTTTGAAGCACGGCTTCGTCAAAGGCATTTTGCACGGAGATGCGAGCTTCCTCACCCTTTTTGCCGGATTTGCGAACATCCTTGAACACAGATAATCCACTCCAAAAAATAAAGCCCATGGTCGTTCCCTTAAACTGGTCAGCAATCTTAGTGGCTTCTTCAATTTGGTCGTTTTTAACAAAGTTTTTCAGTTTGAAGAAGAACTTCTCGGCATCAATCTTTTCACGAAAATATAGCTGAATATAGCGAACTATAGCCAATGCCAAACCGATGAGAAAGTTGATAAGGATTAGATATGCAAATTCTCCGCTATCGCGAAACAAAGTAATGAGACCTCCTCCTCCACCGGTTGAGGCTGTTGTTTCTGGTACTACCTCTGCGCCATTTTGTGCAAAGAGGAACCCTACACTCATCAACAGGGCGATTACAACGAGTATGATATGCTTGCTTTTCATTTTGACTCCTTAAGCCATTTATTTAATAGTAATTCACTGTTTTCTTGAACGATTTTATCATCCAGTACAAAACGATATTTTCCAGTAACAAAAAACGTATCAGATTTTGATTTGTATATTCCGGAAGCCGGCGCCATGTCATTGACGTTGATTTCGATAACTTCAGTATCAACTATAGCTCCTTGAATTCTCGGTTCCGGTGTAGGCGTAGGCTGAGAATCTGCTTGTTGTGCTACAAGAAATGTACTAAACAAACTCAACAAGAGCAATAAAAACAAAGTCTTTTTCATCGGATTTCCTCCTTTCCGGCTTGCGCATAAGAGATTTTTGCCAAAAATCCTCGGTATATAGAGCTATTAGATATCTCGAAACGAAGTATGTTTCGACCAGTAACGACGTTCTGTGCTGGGATCAGGATCTCTCCTTTATAGATTGTGAGAGGATCAGGATCGTAATCAAATATCGCATTACCTATCTCTGAACCGTTCAAAAACACGCTTACGGTTTCAGGTGCGATGAATTCTATTTTTCCTTGCTTAAACTCTGAATCCATAATGAATTCTGTTTCGAGTATCAGATTATTAACGGGTCCATCTAGTTCTGAGACCCAGATAGGGCGGGCAGCACTTTGTTCCATATCAGCCAAGTTTTCCCATGTGATATTCCATTCGCTGGCTTCTGAGGCATAATCAGAACTCTCCTCACCCGTTTCAGGATCAACATTGATTACGCGCCAACCTTGGTTTGTAAACAGATTTTTTTGCTCGGGGGGGATGTTTTCACGAATTCGCTGTAAACTGGTCATCATCTGAAGAGCAAGAGCCGCTTGCATTGCATTCGAACTGGTGTTTCCCATCGATACTTCAATTACATTGTTGCCCTGAGTAAATAGTTCGCCGGGAATCAAATAACTGTATCGAGTGGTTATTGGCTTGCTGGCATCTAAGCTGTCAACAGCTACCCAGCTCGAATTAACCAAACTGCCATTAAGCTTAACCTCCATATCTAAGGGAAATACAACATGTAAGTAGGCAAAATTTGGTTCTAGGTCCAGATTAAACTCACGCTCAATACGCAAAGTTGTATTAGCAGGAATCATAGTGTTACCCAATGCTTGACCTTTGGGGCTTTGAATTTGGCTAATACTAAGATCTGAACCTCCAGGTTCAAGACTCTGTTGCCAATTGTTATCTAAGGTCAAATCCATACTGCGATAATCGATGCTCTGGTTGTATTCTTCTAATGCAGCTTTAGCAGCATGGGTTGCATCAGACTGGTATCCTGCTAAATGGTACTGAGTATAGATTTGATTATTCCAAATAAGCGAATTGATGATGTAATCCTGAGTTTCTTGAGCTACAAAACCATTAAGCTGATTCTCAGCATCGGTACCCCATTGAGATGTATAATACTGGCCTTGTTCGGTAATTTGGAAGAAAGTGCGAATCTGTGTACCAACAACTTCGGCGCCTCTGTTATATATCTTAGAGATTAGGGTATAAGCGTCGATTTGTCTTTCATTATCGATGGCATAACCACTCTCAGCTGCTTCACGCATCAGGTTACGAACCTTGCTTACTTCTGCTTCGATAGTATCTTTATATTTTGGGATGCGGCGATCTCCACCACCAAGGTTTACATCCCATTTAGTAAGGCTATTAACTCTTATTTGCTGAGCAGGAGTCTGAGTAAAGATAGCGCTTCTTTCTAATGCGTTCAGCCGTGAATCGTAACTCTCAAGGAAAGCAATGCGCTTCTGAATATCGTCGTATTCTCGTTGAACATTATTAAACACAGTATAAATCTCTTCACCAAAACTCAAGCCCTCTTTCTTATAGGCAGATTCTACAGAGAGATAACGATCTCGTGCGGCTAAAGCACCTTCATAATCGCCATTGAGATAAGCAGTATCGAATTCATTGGCAATAGAACCTAGTTCAGTTAATGCCACATTCTGATAATAGCTACTCTTGGTAGAATCTTTCAAATAAATATCGCGGGCTATACGGTTATATTCCTCTGTTTCATTACGATCGTAATATCCCTTGGCCATATATTCCATATAAGGCACTGTATCCGAGTGGTCGGGATATGTGGCGATAAAGCGATTCATCAGAGCGTAACCCGTATTTACATCTCCTTGAAGATTGTATAAACGAATAGCATCTGCCAAAAGGCTACTGGCAGCAACTTCACCGTTATCAATATTTCCTGTTTGAACTTCTTCAAACAAGGCTAGATATCCTTCAGCGGCTTGTACTCTGGTAGAGTCGTTTTCGGCAAGATGATTAATTGATGCTAAGCGAAGGAAGAAACTATAATTGCTAGCTGGATATTTAGTGATGAATTCCTGTTCCAGATTCTTAGCAAGATCTGGGTTGTTCATCATGCTATCTGCCTCCGCTATTTCTATAGCTTGAGAATAACGGGCATATGCGGCATCAATATCGGCATCATTTGCGGCGAGTTCCATCAAAAGATCTATCGCCTGTTGATATGCACCAGCTTTTTTAAAAGCTTCAACTGCTTCGTTCTTCTGCCCCAAAATTTCCAGACCGCGTGAAGGATCCATCTCGGCAGCTAAGCGCAAGCGTTCATTTGCTTCCGTGATGTAGTCACCACTTCCAGATGCAGATTCAAAACTGTTTTGGATCTGGACCAGAATGTCTTGATTAATGCTGGCTTTGTCTTCTTCATTGAGGGCAAGAGGCAGCGCCTGGCGGAACCAGTTTTCAGCATCGGCATATTGCTCCTGTCGGATGCTAATTTCGGCAAGCTTGAGATAGGTCTCCCGCTTGTCAGCATTACTCATTATATCGCTGTTTTCCAAGGCTTGGTTATATAACTGAACCGCTTCAGGATATTTTTGGCGGCCAAATTGGACATCACCCAGAAGCAGGATAATGTCTACCGCTTCAGATAGTCTTGCCGGGGTTGTGAAACGCTCTTGATTAGATACGTACAAAAACCTCTCTGAGCTGTTTTGTAGAAGTGAAAAGGCCTCGTCTAGGTCTGTCGGGCTTCCGGCAGGGGCGATGTATTCTTCATCTTCGAAGGCGGTTCTGGTTCTATCAAAAGCAGTGCGTGAATAGTCCATAGCCAATTTCTCATTTTCATAAAACTGACTATTGTTTGGATATGCATCGTTATAGGCATATAGTCTTTGTATGGCTTCCAGAAAATCTGGTATGCTGCCTGTGCGATCAGCTAAAACTGTATATGCAGTTACAATAAGGCTATCCGTTTCGGTTTTAAATGCCTGATAGTTTTCTTTATGCAAATTTGCAAAACTATCATAACTCTCCATGTGAGTTTCGTATGCCAGCAAGCTCTCACGGTTAATATTGCTGGCAAAAGTGTTATAAAGACGATAGCCGCGCTGAGTATATGCGTTATCGATAATCTCAATCTGCTCGGTGATGTCTTCGTTCTTATTCACGTCAAACCATTGAGACTCGTGATTGTAGTTATTAATAATGCGCTGATATATATTCTGCGTGATTTCGTCTAGATTATCGCCTTCACGCATGGTTTGGTTTGAATTGTGATACAATACCAAGATCGAATCTAGAAGTACAGGATTCTCAAGAGCCAGTGGGGCAGCACTAATCTTGAACTCTAGAAAATCAACAGCTTGTAGCGAAACTCCCATATCAAGCTTTAACTCAGTGGAGCGATTAACTACCTGTTCAATGATCTGCTGATTCGAGTATCCTTCAAATACGCGCTGTAGCTCAGCAACACCACGAGATTGCGATCTATAATCCGTTCCATCCATTGCTATAAGGCAATAGGCTATGTTTTCTACGGCATCAGAACGGTAATCGCTGGCTATCTGAGGATCCGAGATCAATCCGGCATCTGTAGCTAGCAATATCTCCATAAAGTCATTCATAGCAAGTCGCAGATCCTCTATATCCAGACTATTCAATCTAACCCAGCCCCTCTGATACAAAGCGTCATAATAAAGAGGACTCTGTCGATTGTCTACAATCTGGTTAAAGTATTCTATTGCAGTATCTCTGAAGGGGACCGGATCATCCGAATCCGTTGAATAGCTGAAGTTTAGAAGGCCAAGTCGATATACTGCTTCTTCCCACATCTTGGAATCCGGATGGTCGTTAACGATCTCGGTTAAAGCATCATGCGCTTCAGAGAAATTGGACTGGGAATACAAAGCGTTTGCAGGTGGGTTTTCGTTACCTCGCGCTGTATTGCGATAAGCTATCTTGTTATTACTTACCTCAAGGCGCTTAATCTCACTGGTGATAAAGGCTATATTATAAAGAGCAAGATCACGATCTGGTAAATTAGGATCCAACTGTAATGCCATTCGATAGCTATTCAAAGCGGGATTGAGGTCTTGCGGAATGGCATAGTATTGTAATTCCGCCAAACTATAATACAAGTCTGCAGCACTAACCAAAGGCGCTCCACCGGGCTGCTCAATTGAAGTGAAATCTGGATTTGATTCAATGAAAGAGCTAATCTCATTAATTAAATCCAACTGCTCCTGACGCCAATGTTCTCGTTGTGTTTGAACTTCTTCGGAACTCAAGTTAACTTGATTGTCTAAAAAGCTGCTGTATCCTTTTAAAAGATCGCGATACGCCATCTTTAATGTGATATATTCTATGCTGGTAAGAACCTGACTATAGCCGCGAGTAAATACCTGATCGCGGTCTGCAGAATACGCTACATCGCTAATCTCAACTGCAATGCGGGGTCGAATCTCGCCTCTAAGATCGCTATTAATTATCTCTCGAGCTTCAGTAAGCACATAATCTTCCAATTCGTTAGCTGTATCCTCAAGCAAGGCTTTATCTTCTACTAACGCATCATATTCTGCCAAAACCTGAGAAAAATATTGGCTTTCATCACTTTCCAAGCTCTGAACATCAGCCAGATATTTCTGATGCAATACTTCAGCTTCAGATTTTTTTGTTACAGCCCACTGACGCTCACTATTCAAACGTTCAGTATATTCAGGATATTCGCCGCTAGCCAACAGATCGTCAATTTCATCTATTATCTCATCGTATGAGGATATAGTACGCTTGGTTTGAATGACCCTATCCAAATAGAGATCTCCCACATACACATCTGCATTCTGGGGGTCTCTGGCGCTTAGGCTCAAAAAGTTCTGTTGTAAAAGGTTATCAAACTGTTTTAAAAGTCTATCGTAAAAATCTAGATTTTGCTTTACTGATGCTATATTTTTCAAAGCGGGTTGTAAGCGCTCTTCGGTAAGCGTTGAAGTATTGGCATAATCCGCAAGTAATCGCTTAATCTCATCCAGCTTAATCATTTCATCGTTGTGTGCTTCAACTATTGCATCTGCAAACAACATGCCTTCCATACCAATCATCTCGTTATAAATAGCTGTAAGATCAAACTGTATCTGATCTATCTGAGTGCTTAAGTGATTATACTCTGTTTGAGTCGGAGCTTCAAAATAAGTAGCCAAATCTAAATTGTTAATGCGGCTTAAAACCCTTTGCTTAAGTGGAAGAAGTACGTTTAAAACAATATCTCGGTTGTGATTGTAGTTTTCTACAAGGTTAATAATCTCATCGTAGTTGCCGCTATCTGCACTAATATCTGCATATAAATATAGATAGCAGGGGAAATATTGTTCGGTATTGTAGTTTTCGAATACAATATGACTCAAAAAATCTTTTGCTGTTTCACGATCTCCGGCTTGCAGGAAACCTATTAACTTTCGGTATACAACAAGATTTAGCATCTTGCGCGCACCCTGATTAAGGTCTGTTCTTAAAAGAGAGTCAAAGATAGTAATAGCTCTATCGTTTTCTCCGACCCTTGCATACATGTGCCCCAGAAGATACAAAACTTCATTATCGCCAAGATAACTTAATACATTGGTAAATTTTTGTAACTCTTGATCGGCTCGTTGGGGATCCATCTTGATAATAGTGGGTAATTCATCCACTAAAAATTCTTTTGCTGCCGCTCTGATTTCATGTTTCTGAATGCGGATCTCTTCCCGAAGCTGCTCAACTGTCATCTGCTCATCATATTCGTCCATTTGGGCAAATAATGTACTGAGGCAAGCCAGTGCAAAGACAAGGAGCAATAATATTTTATAATACTTTTTCATAACCCCGCTCACTTTAGACTCTCATTAGATTAAAAATATAGCATATTAGAGGCAGTATGCCAGGATGCATCGTCTGCACCCTGGCGAACTGTCATATATAGGAAGTATGAATTCTACATTTCACCGCTATATACTTGGTAATTAGTTCCTGTTTGCCTTCAACTCCTGAATCCAAGAGCGAAGATCATCAAGGGATTTTTGGGCTTTTTCACGTTCCTTACGAAGCTCTTGCAGTTCTTGGAGCAAGTCTCTTACCTCGGGGGAAAGCTGGGCATATGTGGTACCTCCACCAGTACCGGAAAGACCAGGCGTTTCAAGAGTGGTTCCGGGAGTAACAACAGCCACTTCGCCGGGTCTGGTATCAGCATCAGGTGGTATTACAACAACTTCGCCCGAACCCGGTATGGTATCTCCAGTTGGGGGTATTATTACGCCATCTTCGGTTGGAGTTGTACCGGTTTGAACTATGTACGGATCTTCAAGATCGCTATCCATAGCATAACGTCTAAGATCGGGACGGCGTTGCGCTTCGGCATATTTATCGAAAAGATATGATATAGCGAAGGCCACTCTTAAGTTGTCTTCATAGCCGTTATCCTTGGCAAGATCTTCGAGAGCTTGAGCTCCTACCTTGAAACCGAAATTCTTCCAACTGTACTTAATGCCTGCATTAAACTCATGACCGTCAAATTCACCCTGAAGAGCAAGATCTCGTATTGGAGACATCTCCGCAGACATGAATATACCGTTGAATATACGTGAACGGCTTACTTGACCAACAAAACGGTTGGTTCCAAACCCTAAATTGAACATCCAGGGCATACCAAATACTACTGCTTGCTTTGATGCTACGGCATAAGGGGAGTAGTATTCGTAGCCGGATTTATCAGGATGATAATAAAAATCATCGGTAGGAGTAAGCCCACCATCATGAATGCCATGTGTTGTTATGGGAGAAAATATATTATCCATCCCTATTGACACTTGCGGCAGACGGGGTGTCTCCTGCAAAATCTTAAACTTTAAATTCAAAAAATAAACCAAAGGCTCATCTTCAATCTTATCGCCGACAAACATGCCCAGTTCAACACGATCAAAGAGTCCTACGCCTGCCATCATATATGGTACAAAACCATCATATTTTACGGGCTCTGCAACGTCACGATAGTAGCCAGCTAACATAAATTCAGCTGCTCTATGTGGCAAAACATAGGCATCTGGAGTACGCAGCATGCCAAGCGTCTGAAAAGGCGCTGCCTGCAAGAGGCTAAACATCGCTGCAATAACGATTACACTTAAAATAACTTTTTTCATACTTCCCTCCACCTTACGGTGTTGCTTTCTATTCATGTTTCCTTTTTATCGTTGACAAATAATCCGTCAAGTGTTTTCTCGAATTCATGAAGACTATCTCCAATCAAGAATTAGCCAAAATAGGCGAAGATATTGCCGCCTCGTATCTCACAAATGGCGGCTATAAGGTACTTTGCAGAAACTTCCAGACCAAGCAAGGAGAAGTTGATATAATTGTAGAAAAACATCAACAAATTATTTTTGTGGAAGTTAAAACAAGATCCTATCACTCTATACAAAGTGCCGTAGACAATGTAAACTACAAAAAACAGCTTCACATTACAAAAACCGCACAAGTATATTGTAAACAAAATCCCCAATTTGACAAGTATAATACTCGCTTTGATGTAATTATTGTTCTATATGATTCTTATAATGACTCTTACAGTATTAAACATTTGCCCGATGCTTTTCTGCCCATAGCAGACGAACCTTATTGATATTTCCGTATTGTTTTTTATGGGCACTGAACAATATAGAGTAAGGGACAAAACCCCTTTAGTAGAGTGGTGGGTAGAAAGCAATAGAAAAAAAATTCACCATACTTCAAGTTAGAGCGCATTTTCCTTTGTTTATTTGTATGTGGGGACGGTCTATTGTTGTGTCTATAACCCTTGGCAAGGCGCATTAAATCCACTTTATTTCCATATTGCATTAGGCTGTCGTTACCCAGAGTTCAAACAATGATCATCGTATGCAGGCAGGAGTATCTCTGAGTAAACCATTGCTAATGGTGGCTTAACCCGTTGGGGGTCATTTGGGGAAATAAACTGTAAAAGTCAGTTGAATAACCGGGGCACAAAGAAAAGTCCCATACTACAAGGATAGTGGGTGGGCACAGCTACGATCAGAAAAACCCAGCAAACCGATATTTCGTGCATAGAAATCTGCCATCCATGAATGTGCAACGGTCTTTGTAAACACTAAAACGGATAGTAGATAATTGCAGAATGGAGCATTGTTTTATAGAGAAAGCAATTTTGCTAAACAATTGATCTGCTTATGTATTTCAATTCAAGGGCAGGGGTTTGAGGGATTAATTGCGCAACAGGCTGCTATCAAAATCTGAGCCTAAGAATCTCATCCAATCTGGATTGGATTGCTCCATATCGTCTCCGGAAGCGTAAATCAATCTATAGTTATTATTCATCTGAATATCTATAAACACATAAACTGCCCGATTGCCGGAAGAGTATTTCCAGATCTGATAATCTTTACGCACAAATCTACTTTCGTCGGAACTGGTTCCTCTTTCGATATCTGATGGAGCACCGTTGCGGATATATATGCGTCCCATATCAGTTGTCCAACCTGGTTTAAGTGAGGAGTAATATCTATTGCTATGTTCCACGCGTTCATGCACCAGATCAATAATGTTTTGCTCACTCATTCCGGTGCTAAGCGCCATGCTTTTCCAGAAGTTTGTTATATGTCTGCGCTTAGCTTCTTCATTCATAGAATCCCAGTTTGCAGGAGTGCGGCTGGCCATAAAATATCGCATTAGGCCATATTCATCTTCGGGATCTGGAAACAAACTTAGCATTAGCTCCACAGCTTCCGAGAGGACAAAATCAAAATTCCGAGTGTCGGTTAATTCTTCAGCCTGAAGGATTATTTCTCCCCTATATTTTCCCGCTTCCAAATTGGATAGAGGAATTCTGAGCGTAAGAACTTCGATGCTCTTTTGCGGAGTGAAATCCAGGTATTCATCCATAATCAGTTCACCGTTTTGCTCTAAATTAAGCATTAATAACTGTGGTGTATTCAATTCCGTTTCTGGTGTATAAACTTCCAGATACAGATGAGCGTATTCATGATACTCACGATTAAGAATAATGGAAGGTAAAGATTCGTAGGTAAATCCATTACGCCTAAACTTCTGCAAGTAAGCGCTACTATCTGGATACACCTGAGCATTCAATTCCACGTCGCTGATTCGTGAATTGGCATCTAAAGTGGCTATAGGAAAAGACCAGTTAAATTCCTTATTGCTGTTTAGGTCTTTTGCAGTAAAATTTAAATTATAATTTTGCGGGCTTAAGATAAAGTTCATGCGGTTTAAATAGCTCTTTTGAGTGGATAAAGCGTCATATTTGCTGCGTATCCCAATATTATCGGTAATACTTTGGACAAAAAGTACGGAATCGCGATTTGAGATCTGAACCTGAATGTCTACTTCGGCAAAATAAGCCCCATTTTGTGCCAAAAAAACTAAGGAGCGATATGGAATTTGATAATCCAAAAGCAGCACGGTGTCTTTATCTGAAGTTAAAAAGCGGTTGTAATCTATGTGCATGTGTATTTGCTCGGTAGCGTAGGCTCCCAGAGAACAAAGCACATAAAAGCTTAGTGCCAAAATCCTTTTAATAATCGATATATTCATCTTCTTTGTTCCTCAATGTATACTGCCCAAAACCACGTTCATCAGTAAAGATAAAGCTTCGGTTAAAGCGAAAGTAATGCCAAGTTATACTGGATGGTTTGCCAATTGGGAAGGCATCGCCAACAATCTGATCGGGATCGCCAAATTTAATATAGATTCTGCCGCGGTCAGATTTCCATCCTGGCATTCGTTTATGGATTGTGAATTGTTCATCTGCTTGCAATATTCGGTGATAAAAGAATTCTCGGTTTTCGTTGCGTAAAGTGCCGGGACTAGGATCGTTTGCCTGCCAAAAGCTTTCAATGGCATCGTGATACTTACTTTCAGGAATTTTTCGTAGTACCTTCCATTCATTTTGATTGGCGATATAGCGCAATTGTTCAAGCTGGTCTTTAGGCGAGTAGCGCTGATTATAAGAAAACCATGCCTGGTATATAAGTGGCTCCAATTTATAACGGATATTCATCTCATCAACAAATATTACCAAAGTAGAGATGCTATCTTGAGGGGCAATTTCTTTCAAGTTGAGCTCAAATGGGCTGGTAGGATTCTTAAAATCATGTTTTATGCCGTCTAGAACAAGGCTCAGATTTCCGGCACCAATGGCAAAGCGATGGCGTAAGGTTAAACTATCCAATTGTTTAAGATCCATACTTTCCGGAATATAATCAAAGCCTTCTCTGCAAGCAATAATGTAGGCTTGCCCCAATTCTGTAGAAACGCTACCCACATTGAACTTGCGACTATAATTCTGCTTATCACCCAATTTCTTGTTTCTTAAACTAATGCTAATACTGTGCGATCCTGTAGAGAGCTGATATGTTTGGGTAATAGGGATGGCAGTTCCCTTTAGCCA contains the following coding sequences:
- a CDS encoding MotA/TolQ/ExbB proton channel family protein codes for the protein MKSKHIILVVIALLMSVGFLFAQNGAEVVPETTASTGGGGGLITLFRDSGEFAYLILINFLIGLALAIVRYIQLYFREKIDAEKFFFKLKNFVKNDQIEEATKIADQFKGTTMGFIFWSGLSVFKDVRKSGKKGEEARISVQNAFDEAVLQKVHKLDGGLFWFDTLAQVSTYLGLLGTIFGLIQAFSALEGLTGAAQNAALTNGIRLAIGTTAFGLIGAIPLTLIKGGLFTRAQNLISDIDEYSVKLVNHINNQIKE
- a CDS encoding biopolymer transporter ExbD, with protein sequence MSSNSQFSRKQKGGRQVRRKVEDVKNLSITSLLDVLTIILVFLIKNVSMEAVKISELPDMRYPTTISTDKLLENATVTPIKLYLNEVKLGVGNLTLGTPQQLVEDGETRAALQNFLTLDFAAIPEEKKSDACLIVQADANLPCGYITQIVSAGTSVGYENIYFATLEDVDWLRTYSSASVR
- a CDS encoding biopolymer transporter ExbD: MAGYRRPYRPSEARQQKGQTAPQEPNLVPIMNLFITIIPFLMLMITIQVSLLALNFASDSTGSGGGDGPGGGNQDKIVEIHLMIKQHDDAGLFPGMEVREPDAEIHKLPWLNENVYDYTRLNDLLAQLKEKYSDTTEIAVIVHPDVIYDTLVRTIDLCKTNGFVTVHYRNPKAVYFY